In Variovorax paradoxus, a single genomic region encodes these proteins:
- a CDS encoding ABC transporter substrate-binding protein has protein sequence MNRLLPIVAAALLATGVSASAQTLSIGFADPVSSVDPELNNHAGDRSLALHFWDSIINSRDGGKLEPALASSWKALDDKTWEFKLRTDIKWQDGTPFSADDIVFSFQRSRNVPGSVASYSGALRTVESVTAKDPATLIVKTNTPNPMLPLEIASIYIVSKHVGEKSKTEDYNAGRAVVGTGPYKFVSYVPGDRTVFERNPGYYGPKPLWEKVNYRFINNGAARTAALLAGDVDVIDKVAVTDVEKLRKDPKVSVYTYPGLRVLLLQPTFKAGPNEFITDNAGKPLEKNPLLDVRVRQALSLAINRKAIVDRVLQGTVTEANQWMPKGSFGYNPDVKDIAYNAEQAKKLLAEAGFPQGFQIAIHVPGDRYPQAPETVQAVAQFWSRIGVKTKVEVVPWAVYSGRANKNEYAVSVIAWGNGTGEAGYGLLQTLTTPDAKRGRGSNNWGRYSNESVDKALDAATVEFDAKRREAIFRHAAKLVTDDVGQIPLYHYQNIWAAKKGLKVVPLLSDRTTAMQVTPVK, from the coding sequence ATGAACCGCCTGCTTCCCATCGTTGCCGCCGCGCTGCTGGCCACCGGCGTCTCCGCCTCCGCCCAGACGCTGTCCATCGGCTTCGCCGACCCGGTCTCCTCGGTCGACCCCGAGCTCAACAACCATGCGGGCGACCGTTCGCTCGCGCTGCATTTCTGGGACTCGATCATCAATTCGCGCGACGGCGGCAAGCTGGAGCCCGCGCTCGCATCGAGCTGGAAAGCGCTTGACGACAAGACCTGGGAATTCAAGCTGCGCACCGACATCAAGTGGCAGGACGGCACGCCCTTTTCTGCGGACGACATCGTGTTTTCCTTCCAGCGCTCGCGCAACGTGCCCGGCAGCGTGGCCTCTTACTCGGGCGCGCTGCGCACGGTGGAGTCGGTCACGGCCAAGGACCCGGCCACGCTGATCGTCAAGACCAACACGCCCAACCCGATGCTGCCGCTGGAGATCGCCTCGATCTACATCGTGAGCAAGCACGTCGGCGAGAAGTCGAAGACCGAGGACTACAACGCGGGCCGCGCCGTGGTCGGCACCGGCCCCTACAAGTTCGTCTCGTACGTGCCGGGCGACCGCACGGTGTTCGAGCGCAACCCGGGCTACTACGGCCCCAAGCCGCTGTGGGAAAAGGTCAACTACCGCTTCATCAACAACGGCGCGGCACGCACCGCCGCGCTGCTGGCCGGCGACGTGGACGTGATCGACAAGGTCGCGGTGACCGATGTGGAGAAGCTGCGCAAGGACCCGAAGGTCAGCGTGTACACCTACCCGGGCCTGCGCGTGCTGCTGCTGCAGCCGACCTTCAAGGCCGGTCCCAATGAATTCATCACCGACAACGCGGGCAAGCCGCTCGAGAAGAACCCGCTGCTCGACGTGAGGGTGCGCCAGGCGCTGTCGCTGGCCATCAACCGCAAGGCCATCGTCGATCGCGTGCTGCAGGGCACGGTGACCGAGGCCAACCAGTGGATGCCCAAGGGCAGCTTCGGCTACAACCCCGACGTCAAGGACATCGCCTACAACGCCGAGCAGGCCAAGAAGCTGCTGGCCGAGGCCGGTTTCCCGCAGGGCTTCCAGATTGCGATCCACGTGCCGGGCGACCGCTACCCGCAGGCGCCCGAGACGGTGCAGGCCGTGGCGCAGTTCTGGAGCCGCATCGGCGTGAAGACCAAGGTCGAGGTGGTGCCGTGGGCCGTGTACTCGGGCCGCGCCAACAAGAACGAATATGCGGTCAGCGTGATCGCCTGGGGCAACGGCACCGGCGAGGCGGGCTACGGCCTGCTGCAGACGCTGACCACGCCCGACGCCAAGCGCGGACGGGGCTCCAACAACTGGGGCCGCTACAGCAACGAGTCGGTCGACAAGGCGCTGGACGCGGCCACCGTCGAGTTCGATGCCAAGCGCCGCGAAGCCATCTTCCGCCACGCCGCCAAGCTGGTGACCGACGACGTGGGCCAGATCCCGCTCTACCACTACCAGAACATCTGGGCCGCCAAGAAGGGCCTGAAGGTCGTGCCGCTGCTGAGCGACCGTACGACGGCGATGCAGGTCACGCCCGTCAAGTGA
- a CDS encoding ABC transporter ATP-binding protein has product MPLIELRQVAQRFGATLPPGAVGRALRSVGLSKPPVVTHAVDVVDLSVRPGEVVGLVGESGCGKSTLGRIAAGLLTPTEGEVIVGGKPVASLSAQEQLAARLRIQMVFQDPYASLNPRLRVSRIVGEAAMLHGLTDAAGQDDYVCAQLERAGLDPALRHRYPHQFSGGQRQRIGIARALAVQPSMLVCDEAVAALDVSIQAQILNLFMDLRDQLGLAYLFISHDLGVIEHLCDRVVVMYLGRVVESAPVADLFARPAHPYTQALLAEIPSIDARGTTFSAIRGEIPSPIAPPSGCHFHPRCPQAMPRCRTEVPRLRGIAIRHATACHLYDTN; this is encoded by the coding sequence GTGCCGCTGATCGAACTGCGCCAGGTCGCGCAGCGCTTCGGCGCCACGCTGCCGCCCGGTGCGGTCGGCCGTGCGCTGCGCAGCGTCGGCCTGAGCAAGCCGCCGGTGGTCACGCATGCGGTCGATGTGGTCGACCTTTCCGTGCGACCCGGCGAGGTGGTCGGCCTGGTCGGCGAATCGGGCTGCGGCAAGTCGACGCTGGGCCGCATCGCCGCCGGGCTGCTGACGCCCACGGAGGGCGAAGTGATCGTCGGCGGCAAGCCGGTGGCGAGCCTTTCGGCGCAGGAACAGCTTGCGGCGCGGCTGCGCATCCAGATGGTCTTTCAAGACCCGTATGCGAGCCTGAACCCGCGCCTGCGCGTCTCGCGCATCGTGGGCGAGGCCGCGATGCTGCACGGCCTGACCGACGCGGCCGGGCAGGACGACTACGTGTGCGCCCAGCTGGAGCGTGCCGGGCTCGACCCCGCGCTGCGCCATCGCTACCCGCATCAGTTCAGCGGCGGCCAGCGCCAGCGCATCGGCATCGCACGGGCGCTCGCGGTGCAGCCTTCGATGCTGGTGTGCGACGAGGCCGTGGCGGCGCTGGACGTGTCGATCCAGGCGCAGATCCTCAACCTCTTCATGGACCTGCGCGACCAGCTCGGGTTGGCGTACCTCTTCATCAGCCACGACCTGGGCGTGATCGAGCATTTGTGCGACCGCGTGGTCGTGATGTACCTCGGCCGCGTGGTCGAGAGCGCGCCGGTGGCCGATCTTTTCGCGCGGCCGGCCCATCCGTACACGCAGGCGCTGCTGGCCGAGATTCCGAGCATCGACGCGCGGGGCACCACCTTCAGCGCGATCCGCGGCGAGATTCCGAGCCCGATCGCACCGCCCTCGGGCTGCCACTTTCACCCGCGATGTCCGCAGGCGATGCCGCGCTGCCGCACCGAGGTGCCGCGGCTGCGCGGCATCGCGATCCGGCATGCCACGGCCTGCCACCTTTACGACACGAACTGA